A part of Vulpes vulpes isolate BD-2025 chromosome 15, VulVul3, whole genome shotgun sequence genomic DNA contains:
- the LOC140595613 gene encoding uncharacterized protein, which produces MSEIAAVLLMFLPEEDAFWALAQLMVGDRHSMHGFFVPGFPKLLRFQRHHERVLQRALPDLRKHMDEEQMSTGIYSPKWFLQCFLGRTPFSLTLKLWDAYVLDGERVLTAMAYTILKVHRKRLLKLPLEGLREFLQDSLAQPWALEDEAVLRHLRASMTQLRRMRCDLPPPAGPEEFPTRPLGLEPVSPAPGPLLPSPASEPPPRVEEPASPGPAARPEPPGPPPGQAIVQLAPQPRRWNSLPTLPGQQGGAGRRPRDTAGFETENGVSFHLAPAWATPEAPRRTGPWSTPGTPITRSPQPPRDDAVGPRTPFLPRGHCSSCPSLGSDGHSQGRARAALSPLPRGPAQARDPLPPASTGQLDARGPRGQSVAVRAGARRLRPAVTVPCLVSLCLPEGGTARTGHQPLTQRDLGWPGPGLCGGRGDSSACPRPSANGIQRPGALARPAFWPRAERALSQQDVASWALGVPHRPRSLT; this is translated from the exons atgagcgagatcgcggccgtcctcctcatgttcctgcccgaggaggacgccttctgggcgctggcccagctgatggtgggcgaccggcactccatgcacg gcttcttcgtcccgggcttcccgaagctcctcaggttccagagacatcacgagcgggtcctccaaagagctctcccggacctgaggaagcacatg gacgaggagcagatgtccaccggcatctacagccccaaatggtttctccagtgcttcctcggccgg acccccttctcgctcaccctgaagctgtgggatgcctacgtgttggatggggagagggtgctcacggccatggcctataccatcctcaaggtgcacagga agcgcctcctgaagctgcccctggaagggctccgggagttcctccaggactctctggcccagccctgggccctggaggacgaggccgtgctgagacaccttcgggcctccatgacccagctccgcaggatgcggtgcgacctgcccccgccag cgggacctgaggagttccccacgaggcccctgggcctggagccagtgtccccggcgcccgggcctctcctcccttctccggcctctgagccaccgcccagggtggaggagccggcctccccgggcccagccgcccggcctgagccgcccggaccccctcccggccaggccatcgtccaacttgccccccagccccggcggtggaactccctccccaccctcccggggcaacaaggcggtgcaggcaggcggccccgggacacggcgggcttcgagacagaaaacggggtctccttccatttggcacctgcctgggccaccccagaggccccgcgacggaccgggccctggagcacccccgggactcccatcacgcggtccccccagccccctagggatgacgctgtcgggcccaggacacccttcctgccccgcggccactgcagctcgtgcccctcgctgggcagtgacgggcacagccagggcagagccagggcggcgctgagcccgctgccccgaggccccgcacaggcccgggaccctctgccccccgcgtccacggggcagctcgatgctcgcgggcctcgggggcagagcgtggcggtgagggcgggggcccggaggctccggcccgccgtcaccgtgccctgcctcgtctcgctgtgcctcccggagggcggcaccgcccgcacgggacaccagcccctgacccagagggacctgggctggcctggccccgggctctgtgggggcaggggcgactcgagcgcctgccccaggcccagcgctaatgggatccagcgccccggggccctggccaggcctgcgttctggccccgggccgagcgagccctctcacagcaggatgtggcctcctgggccctgggcgtgccccacagacccaggtcgctgacctag